One genomic segment of Impatiens glandulifera chromosome 6, dImpGla2.1, whole genome shotgun sequence includes these proteins:
- the LOC124941614 gene encoding uncharacterized protein LOC124941614 — MLIRARGVPIPPEGVMWHLRVVCGFHNHQLAESMYGHEYPSRLKPMELQFVLDMANSTASREVLNILKQRDPSNTTGIKTIYNAIFTNKSAKRAGLNQVHLLLFVNCPSVLIIDATYKTNEYRSLLLEVVGITSTMRTYSLMLAYLSNEREEQLTWALGTLKKWMLEKGTSLPSVFVSDRDMALINAIEICFPTARHILCIWHINQCWSYHHKWKVMREEYRRFQGALNYLWETWLHSYKERFVSAWIDTCMHLGSNSSQRCRISLQAMEFINAELKCAEEASHQLAGKCNCSIKIIYGLPCKHDLAHYRFLSIPIPIQSINAHWRRLSMNGHEYHDDRARANRTSKVIEILYGMDPQMREQMIDRFFNIADPSQSTVRAPSVEKRSNLNTR; from the exons ATGCTCATTCGAGCTAGAGGTGTACCAATACCTCCAGAAGGTGTGATGTGGCATTTAAGGGTTGTATGTGGTTTCCATAACCATCAATTAGCAGAATCTATGTATGGTCATGAGTACCCGTCTAGGTTAAAACCAATGGAGCTACAGTTTGTGCTCGACATGGCCAATAGCACCGCATCTCGTGAAGTTCTTAATATATTGAAACAAAGAGACCCGTCAAACACTACAGGGATCAAAACCATTTACAATGCCATTTTCACAAATAAATCCGCCAAACGGGCCGGCCTAAATCAAGTCCA TCTGTTACTTTTTGTCAACTGTCCATCCGTGTTGATCATTGATGCCACATATAAGACCAATGAGTATCGGTCACTACTATTGGAGGTTGTGGGTATCACATCCACAATGAGAACTTACTCGCTTATGCTCGCATATCTAAGCAATGAGAGGGAAGAACAACTAACATGGGCATTAGGTACCTTAAAAAAGTGGATGCTTGAAAAGGGGACATCGTTGCCATCAGTGTTTGTTTCCGATCGAGATATGGCGCTTATTAATGCCATTGAAATATGTTTTCCTACGGCACGTCACATcctctgtatttggcacataaaCCAGTGC TGGTCTTACCATCATAAGTGGAAAGTCATGCGCGAGGAGTACAGACGATTCCAGGGTGCCCTAAATTACCTTTGGGAGACATGGTTACACTCTTACAAAGAGCGATTTGTTTCAGCATGGATTGATACATGTATGCACCTCGGGAGTAATTCAAGTCAAAg GTGTCGAATTTCACTACAGGCAATGGAGTTTATTAATGCTGAGCTGAAATGCGCCGAGGAAGCATCTCACCAACTAGCTGGCAAATGCAActgttcaattaaaataatatacggATTGCCTTGCAAGCATGATCTTGCACATTATCGGTTCCTTTCCATTCCAATTCCAATACAGAGTATCAACGCTCATTGGAGGAGGTTGTCTATGAACGGTCATGAATACCATGACGACAGAGCACGAGCTAACAGGACATCTAAAGTTATTGAGATATTATATGGGATGGATCCACAAATGCGAGAGCAAATGATAGATCGGTTTTTTAATATTGCGGATCCATCTCAAAGTACAGTTCGAGCCCCTTCTGTTGAGaaacgatctaatctaaacacacgataa
- the LOC124941198 gene encoding uncharacterized protein LOC124941198, protein MFYSFHSIKNFNESVAMEFMTRFIMKFMIMMEYIELRVCLINPPSLMILSSKQEKSIQPYLLNMIFLPVIFWVFSVIPGDVIIVGSDGLFARQSGDDKMRSTLFSTAAQNAGFRYSGGKLDDITVVVSFVKENAPRPSTFGYR, encoded by the exons ATGTTCTATAGTTTTCATtctattaaaaatttcaatgaATCAGTTGCCATGGAATTCATGACAAGATTCATAATGAAGTTTATGATTATGATGGAGTATATAGAactaagggtttgtttgataaATCCGCCAAGCTTAATGATTTTATCCTCCAAACAAGAGAAGTCGATCCAACCATACCTGCTAAACATGATCTTCCTACCTGTGATCTTTTGG GTGTTTTCTGTTATCCCGGGAGATGTTATAATTGTTGGCAGTGATGGACTGTTTGCAAGACAGAGTGGAGATGATAAGATGAGATCAACCCTATTCTCAACAGCTGCCCAAAATGCTGGTTTTCGTTATTCTGGGGGCAAGCTTGATGACATCACTGTCGTGGTTTCTTTTGTTAAG GAGAATGCTCCAAGACCATCAACATTTGGATACCGCTAA